The following proteins are co-located in the Pyricularia oryzae 70-15 chromosome 1, whole genome shotgun sequence genome:
- a CDS encoding phosphatase DCR2, protein MARRIVRTAIQVVTAALACFLIVFFLDRNFRVLPNSIHEYMPQHHPGLLVTDITIQKCSSLNPFSSCKLDPEIWHRVEKDLYLGKALASSAWLHIRRQKESELKGDDKVVIDVTVGRLDPSENGKRGQSGEAWESRPGGLWLKRSGKLHAGDSDRAVTTVDLLFGDDAVEVRPGWEIVGTPLILDASSSIPSAHLTVRRGSHPAEIPKPKLRVQENGNFKVMQVADLHLSTGVGHCRDAVPDSYHGGRCEADPRTLEFVSKMLDDEKPDLVVLSGDQVNGGTAPDVQSAIFKYAALLIQRKIPYVSIFGNHDDEKGVMSRASQMAIIEALPYSLSTAGPEDVDGVGNYYIEVLGRGMSSHAAITIYMLDTHSYSPNERKYPGYDWLKKSQIDWFQKTAQGLKQKHKAYTHIHLDVSFIHIPLPEYREPDQLMVGKYVEPVTAPVFNSGFRDALVSEGVTLVGCGHDHVNDYCALSMNEQEPKMWMCYAGNVGFGGYAGYGGYDRRIRMYEFDMNEGRITTWKRLENAEDKSLLKQRIDEQLAVDAGKAHPPPEDVNDD, encoded by the exons ATGGCGCGAAGGATA GTGCGCACCGCCATCCAGGTAGTGACGGCGGCTTTAGCTTGCTTCCTCATAGTTTTCTTCCTCGACCGCAACTTTCGAGTCCTTCCCAATTCAATCCACGAGTACATGCCACAGCACCACCCAGGCCTGCTCGTCACCGACATCACGATACAGAAATGTTCCAGCCTGAACCCATTCTCGTCGTGCAAACTAGACCCGGAGATTTGGCACCGTGTTGAAAAGGACTTGTACCTGGGTAAGGCCTTGGCATCAAGCGCATGGCTGCATATCCGGAGGCAGAAAGAGTCGGAGCTCAAAGGCGACGACAAGGTTGTCATCGATGTTACTGTGGGTCGTCTGGATCCTTCGGAGAACGGCAAAAGGGGCCAGTCTGGCGAGGCATGGGAGTCAAGACCTGGTGGCTTGTGGCTCAAGCGTTCGGGAAAGCTTCACGCCGGTGACAGCGACAGGGCTGTCACGACCGTTGACTTGCTTTTCGGGGACGATGCAGTGGAGGTACGACCTGGCTGGGAGATTGTCGGTACACCATTGATCCTCGATGCAAGCTCTAGCATCCCTAGCGCACACCTTACCGTCCGTCGGGGTAGCCACCCGGCCGAGATACCGAAGCCAAAGCTGCGAGTACAGGAAAATGGCAACTTCAAGGTCATGCAGGTTGCGGACCTGCATCTTAGTACGGGTGTTGGTCACTGTAGGGACGCAGTCCCGGACTCGTATCACGGCGGCAGGTGCGAGGCCGATCCGCGTACACTTGAGTTCGTGTCCAAGATGCTCGACGACGAGAAACCTGATCTTGTAGTCCTTAGCGGGGACCAGGTTAATGGCGGCACCGCCCCCGATGTGCAGTCG GCAATTTTCAAATACGCAGCCCTTTTGATACAGCGTAAGATTCCGTATGTCTCAATATTTGGAAACCATGACGACGAAAAGGGTGTCATGTCCCGCGCCTCCCAGATGGCCATCATAGAGGCTCTTCCGTATTCACTTTCCACTGCGGGACCTGAAGATGTCGATGGCGTTGGCAACTACTACATTGAGGTACTAGGACGCGGCATGTCATCGCACGCCGCCATCACCATCTATATGCTTGATACGCACTCTTACTCTCCAAATGAGCGCAAATATCCCGGCTATGACTGGCTGAAGAAGTCGCAGATTGATTGGTTCCAGAAAACGGCGCAGGGTTTAAAACAAAAGCACAAGGCATACACGCACATCCATCTAGACGTCTCTTTCATCCACATTCCATTGCCCGAATATCGCGAGCCAGACCAGTTAATGGTCGGCAAGTATGTGGAGCCAGTGACGGCGCCGGTGTTCAACTCTGGCTTTAGAGATGCGCTAGTCAGCGAGGGCGTTACGTTGGTTGGCTGTGGACA TGATCATGTCAATGACTATTGCGCCCTCTCGATGAACGAGCAAGAACCCAAAATGTGGATGTGCTACGCCGGTAACGTAGGTTTCGGGGGTTACGCAGGGTACGGCGGATACGACAGGCGGATTCGCATGTATGAGTTTGATATGAACGAGGGCCGCATCACGACGTGGAAGCGGTTGGAGAATGCAGAGGATAAGTCATTGCTAAAGCAACGCATCGACGAGCAACTCGCTGTCGACGCGGGCAAGGCACACCCGCCGCCAGAAGATGTCAATGACGATTGA
- a CDS encoding nitroreductase, protein MQHPARHYKAEAPRSPRAPHRPLIHRHLLFALVVCLSAVFYMNPTVARTLLSSVRTTLPKRFLTSSTPAFFQRQQQEQPVITLQNQQQTAKMSSNSLIKLIKERRTHYALGKDLPVGKDKIQEIVNEAVQHVPSSFNSQSNRVVVLFGDEHDKFWNLVAETLKAIVPAEGWAETEARNNGFKAAAGTILFFEDQTVVEKMQAQFATYADKFPLWATQSDAMLQYALWVALDQENVGASLQHYNPLVDEKVATTWNIPKEWKLNAQLVFGNKLGSAGDKEFAPLETKVKVFGA, encoded by the exons ATGCAACATCCTGCCCGCCACTATAAAGCAGAAGCTCCACGGTCACCTCGTGCTCCCCACCGACCCCTCATCCATCGCCATCTACTATTCGCTCTCGTGGTCTGCCTTTCCGCAGTCTTCTATATGAATCCTACCGTCGCCCGCACGCTTCTCTCGTCCGTACGAACCACTCTACCAAAGCGCTTCTTGACCTCTTCAACGCCCGCCTTCTTCCAGAGACAACAACAAGAACAACCAGTCATCACTCTTCAAAACCAACAACAAACCGCCAAAATGTCCTCCAACAGCCTCATCAAGCTCATCAAGGAGCGCCGCACCCACTACGCCCTCGGCAAGGACCTCCCCGTCGGCAAGGACAAGATTCAGGAGATCGTCAACGAGGCCGTCCAGCACGTCCCCTCGTCCTTCAACAGCCAGTCCAACCGCGTCGTCGTCCTTTTCGGTGACGAGCACGACAAGTTCTGGAACCTGGTCGCCGAGACCCTCAAGGCCATCGTGCCTGCTGAGGGTTGGGCCGAGACTGAGGCGAGGAACAACGGCTTCAAGGCTGCCGCTGGTACT ATCCTCTTCTTCGAGGACCAGACCGTCGTCGAGAAGATGCAGGCCCAGTTCGCCACCTACGCCGACAAGTTCCCCCTCTGGGCTACCCAGTCGGACGCCATGCTCCAGTACGCCCTCTGGGTCGCCCTCGACCAGGAGAACGTCGGCGCCAGCCTACAGCACTACAACCCCCTGGTCGACGAGAAGGTTGCCACTACCTGGAACATCCCCAAGGAGTGGAAGCTCAACGCCCAGCTCGTCTTTGGCAACAAGCTCGGCAGCGCCGGCGACAAGGAGTTTGCTCCCCTCGAGACCAAGGTCAAGGTCTTTGGTGCTTAA
- a CDS encoding ssh-4: MAPTNSIRGVVIGFMSAFGIAVFLAILIVLFYCAKFTTKGRIFLDGIRGPGEYDDEQAFAREEEEALETMDDMQRTEYLRAKAFIEANPPESMDTQISLSQYLAIQEKGVSAWEFEPELEIANCFVEARTEIEFFDSECCVLSNLPVPKQNEVYYWEAKIYEKPETTLMSIGMSTKPYPLFRLPGYHKHSIAYLSNGTRRYNQPFKGTNYGPKFVQGDVIGVGYRPRTGAIFFTRNGKRLEDVAQGLKTQNFFPSIGANGPCIVHVNFGQAGFVFIEANVKKWGLAPMNGSLAPPPPYGSEQGSILLESGRKDGYAPARGHSQSVSVLPYSRQQHPVDTRHGRSRSGNFRSLPPTSPGPVRSPTDISLAHLIPTDEVGEPSRNPTTYSTGTSSSSAVPADQSLTRSNLPPLGLGLDSSQHAPPPEYSSPTTSETSGSRRNSFESDNAPLISITNRSRGASSATVRSGRSGTGSRPPHSPPIPSYNDAVREGAGRDRSDSAMSGR; the protein is encoded by the exons ATGGCGCCGACAAACTCAATAAGAGGCGTCGTCATCGGCTTCATGTCCGCCTTCGGCATCGCGGTCTTTCTAGCCATTCTTATCGTCCTATTTTACTGTGCGAAATTCACGACAAAGGGTCGTATCTTCCTAGACGGCATTCGAGGGCCTGGGGAGTACGACGATGAGCAAGCATTTGccagggaggaggaggaggctctGGAGACGATGGATGATATGCAAAGGACGGAATACCTAAGAGCTAAAG CATTCATCGAGGCAAACCCTCCCGAATCCATGGACACGCAAATATCACTATCACAGTACCTGGCTATTCAAGAAAAGGGCGTTTCGGCCTGGGAGTTTGAGCCCGAGTTGGAGATCGCCAACTGCTTCGTCGAAGCGCGAACAGAGATCGAGTTCTTTGACTCGGAGTGCTGCGTCTTGAGTAACCTGCCAGTTCCCAAGCAAAACGAAGTTTACTACTGGGAGGCCAAGATCTACGAAAAGCCAGAAACTACATTAATGAGCATCGGAATGTCAACAAAGCCATACCCGTTGTTCAGACTACCAG GCTACCACAAACACTCCATCGCCTACCTTTCCAACGGAACACGTCGATACAACCAGCCATTCAAAGGCACCAACTACGGCCCGAAGTTTGTACAAGGAGACGTCATCGGTGTGGGATATAGGCCGCGTACAGGCGCTATATTCTTTACTCGCAACGGCAAAAGGCTTGAGGATGTTGCGCAGGGTCTTAAAACCCAGAACTTCTTCCCTTCTATTGGCGCCAATGGGCCCTGCATTGTTCACGTCAACTTTGGACAGGCCGGCTTCGTATTCATTGAGGCCAACGTCAAGAAGTGGGGTCTGGCGCCCATGAACGGATCTCTGGCGCCACCACCCCCCTATGGTTCGGAGCAGGGGAGCATTTTGCTAGAGTCTGGCAGGAAGGATGGGTATGCGCCGGCCAGAGGCCACTCACAGAGCGTATCTGTTTTGCCGTACTCGAGACAACAGCATCCTGTCGACACAAGGCATGGACGTTCGCGATCTGGGAACTTCAGGTCCTTGCCACCGACAAGTCCAGGGCCTGTCAGGAGTCCCACCGATATATCTCTGGCCCATCTGATTCCAACCGATGAAGTAGGCGAGCCGAGCAGGAACCCCACTACATACAGCACTGGAACTTCGTCCTCCTCGGCAGTGCCTGCAGATCAATCGTTAACGAGGTCAAACCTGCCGCCGCTTGGCCTTGGCTTGGATTCTAGCCAGCATGCGCCGCCACCTGAATACTCAAGTCCAACAACCTCAGAGACCAGCGGAAGTCGCCGAAATAGCTTTGAGAGTGATAATGCGCCATTGATCTCCATTACAAACAGGAGTCGGGGCGCGTCCTCTGCGACGGTCAGGAGCGGTCGGAGCGGTACGGGCTCTAGACCGCCACACAGCCCGCCAATTCCTAGCTACAACGATGCGGTTCGTGAAGGGGCTGGGCGTGACAGGAGTGATAGCGCCATgtcagggagatag
- a CDS encoding FAD binding domain-containing protein has product MQSRLDTILAESTSGCIPEEPRTPSVAPSLTFSDSTDDHELEEPLAQTRRRRASTRLIAQNAADIQRITGESTAEVVSRCCGGGCCFKNAAKKGSLQFEKPRLPENDAFQSLLLKIDAIPSTLTNVADMPEQTAFLEPIKKQKKEIETAPSPADSGVSLGGNGQTETQPGAQPEQVTVDEAAKKLQNLELDDTDTRIQPPKFVQPHPPHNVYPAKIHSARELTRPGAEKRTFHFDLDITDYPDSEGVDFKVGGAIGVSAPNDAAVVEEILDLLLIPRFLRDKPVILRTTNGRWPTVWGDDQPRELVTTRRALLSWCSDLQSYPPTKHLLRILAEHTTDEVEKTVLMFLCAAEGQGVFCDFRTGPHVSLVQLLNAFPNSKPPLDQLLSVLQPLMPRFYSLSNDPHMSFEEKDGKRHRIIEIAVTVHVDSDWRTGTRTGIGSGFFQRQALKWIAAKEAGVTDPEVYIPMFKGLMANPLAKQFMSDGPMLLIGAGVGIAPFRGFVQRRLKTANCANKVWVLQGVRDSLVDEIYSGEWGVHEDEVKRVVESRRGEGRYVQEEVRAQADLVWYIINSVDGRVFVCGSSRGMGEGVEEALVEVAMEKGNLGRNEAHKFWDLKKEVGQYIAETW; this is encoded by the coding sequence ATGCAGTCAAGGCTCGACACAATACTAGCCGAGTCCACTTCGGGCTGCATCCCAGAGGAGCCTCGGACCCCTTCGGTAGCGCCATCTCTCACATTCTCCGATTCGACGGATGACCACGAGCTCGAGGAACCTCTCGCACAGACGCGACGACGTCGCGCTTCAACGCGTTTAATTGCCCAGAACGCCGCCGACATTCAACGTATCACTGGCGAGTCTACTGCCGAGGTCGTCAGCCGATGCTGTGGTGGCGGGTGCTGCTTCAAGAATGCCGCCAAGAAGGGCAGCCTCCAGTTCGAGAAGCCTCGGTTACCCGAGAATGATGCTTTCCAATCGCTGCTTCTTAAGATTGATGCGATCCCCAGCACATTGACAAATGTCGCCGACATGCCCGAGCAAACAGCTTTTCTTGAGCCGATcaagaagcagaagaaggAGATTGAAACCGCACCGTCACCCGCAGACTCTGGTGTCTCACTCGGCGGCAACGGCCAGACCGAGACACAGCCCGGGGCCCAACCAGAACAGGTGACAGTCGACGAGGCCGCCAAGAAGCTACAAAACTTGGAACTAGATGATACCGACACACGGATTCAACCACCAAAATTTGTTCAGCCACACCCGCCACACAACGTCTATCCTGCCAAGATTCACAGCGCTCGTGAGTTGACACGCCCGGGCGCCGAGAAGCGCACTTTTCACTTTGACCTCGATATCACCGATTACCCAGACAGCGAAGGCGTTGACTTCAAGGTCGGTGGTGCAATTGGTGTCTCTGCGCCCAATGATGCTGCCGTGGTCGAGGAGATCCTAGATCTTCTCCTTATTCCGCGTTTCCTGCGCGACAAGCCCGTCATCCTACGTACTACCAACGGCCGCTGGCCGACGGTATGGGGAGATGACCAGCCCAGGGAGCTGGTCACTACCAGGCGGGCTCTTTTGTCGTGGTGCTCGGATCTGCAGTCATACCCGCCCACCAAGCATTTGTTGAGAATATTAGCGGAGCACACCACGGATGAGGTTGAGAAGACTGTTCTCATGTTCCTGTGCGCGGCCGAGGGCCAAGGAGTGTTCTGCGACTTCAGGACAGGACCGCACGTTTCTCTCGTACAGCTCCTCAACGCATTCCCTAACTCCAAGCCCCCTCTGGACCAGCTGCTGTCAGTGCTTCAGCCGCTGATGCCGCGGTTCTACTCCCTCTCCAACGACCCCCACATGTCGTTTGAGGAGAAGGACGGCAAGCGTCACCGCATCATTGAAATTGCTGTCACGGTGCACGTTGACAGCGACTGGCGCACCGGCACAAGGACTGGCATCGGCTCTGGCTTCTTCCAGCGCCAGGCGCTCAAGTGGATTGCGGCCAAGGAAGCCGGCGTCACCGACCCCGAGGTGTACATCCCCATGTTCAAGGGCCTTATGGCCAACCCGCTGGCCAAACAGTTCATGTCGGACGGGCCTATGTTGCTGATCGGAGCGGGAGTGGGTATCGCGCCGTTCCGAGGCTTTGTGCAGCGGCGGCTCAAAACGGCCAACTGTGCCAACAAGGTGTGGGTACTCCAGGGAGTACGCGACTCGCTGGTGGACGAGATCTACAGCGGCGAGTGGGGCGTTCACGAAGACGAGGTCAAGCGCGTGGTAGAGAGCCGGCGTGGAGAGGGCCGATACGTGCAGGAAGAGGTGCGTGCGCAAGCCGACCTGGTGTGGTACATCATCAACTCGGTCGACGGGCGCGTCTTCGTCTGTGGCTCTAGCAGAGGCATGGGAGAGGGCGTGGAAGAGGCTCTCGTCGAGGTTGCAATGGAGAAGGGTAACCTGGGGCGCAACGAGGCGCACAAGTTTTGGGACCTGAAGAAGGAGGTGGGGCAGTACATCGCCGAGACATGGTAG